A stretch of Metabacillus sp. FJAT-52054 DNA encodes these proteins:
- a CDS encoding aldo/keto reductase — MSAIPYRKLGNSNLSISPLGLGCWQFSKGSGLVGKYWSVIDQMDINEIIQVSLAGGINWFDTAEAYGKGKSEEALAEALIELGDQAEEALIATKWWPLFRTASSLTGTIDQRLKHLKGRAIDLYQIHQPLSFSGITEQMIEMAKLLDEGKIRTAGVSNFNAAQMSKAAGVMQDQGHFIVSNQVKYSLLDRRIERNGVMDAAKNLGITIIAYSPLEQGILSGKFHKNPELLKQLKGPRKHLSGFKKNGLMRTKPLIDLLEKYAMEYEVQPSQIALNWLVRFHGDTVVAIPGAPKVRHAEENITAMNFTLTQKQMDELDRVSNEAVG, encoded by the coding sequence ATGAGTGCCATCCCATATCGAAAACTTGGCAATTCGAATCTATCCATTTCTCCACTTGGACTCGGATGCTGGCAGTTCAGCAAAGGCAGCGGCCTGGTAGGGAAATATTGGTCAGTAATAGACCAGATGGATATTAATGAAATTATACAGGTGAGCCTGGCAGGGGGCATTAACTGGTTTGACACAGCTGAGGCATATGGAAAAGGAAAATCGGAAGAAGCATTGGCAGAAGCTTTGATTGAGCTTGGGGATCAAGCTGAAGAAGCCTTAATTGCGACTAAATGGTGGCCGTTATTCCGGACAGCCTCTTCACTAACCGGCACAATCGACCAGCGCTTGAAGCATTTGAAGGGCAGAGCAATCGATCTTTACCAGATCCATCAGCCACTTTCCTTTTCCGGCATTACCGAACAAATGATTGAAATGGCCAAGCTTCTTGATGAGGGAAAAATCAGAACAGCAGGTGTCAGCAATTTCAATGCCGCACAAATGTCTAAAGCAGCAGGTGTGATGCAGGACCAAGGCCATTTCATTGTCTCCAATCAGGTGAAATACAGCCTCCTCGACCGGAGGATAGAGCGGAACGGGGTCATGGATGCGGCAAAAAATCTGGGGATTACCATTATTGCCTACTCTCCGCTGGAACAAGGGATTTTAAGCGGAAAGTTTCATAAAAATCCAGAGCTCCTGAAACAGCTTAAGGGACCAAGAAAACATTTGTCAGGGTTTAAGAAAAACGGATTAATGCGAACGAAGCCGCTGATTGACCTGCTCGAAAAATATGCAATGGAATATGAGGTACAACCAAGTCAAATCGCATTGAACTGGCTTGTGCGCTTTCATGGGGATACGGTTGTGGCCATTCCAGGTGCACCAAAAGTAAGACATGCAGAAGAAAATATCACTGCAATGAATTTTACGTTAACCCAAAAGCAAATGGATGAGCTGGACCGTGTTTCAAATGAAGCAGTGGGATAA
- a CDS encoding ABC-F family ATP-binding cassette domain-containing protein, which yields MLLMKIRNINKSFGERDVLMGLDLDIALGDRIGLAGYNGTGKTTFAKILAGILPMDEGYIDGFSKKVKIGYLQQSVDYTDDSLKVQEHSKEWLKSAKMLGIGSLEGHRERRHLSGGEKLKVALTNVLQGNPDLLILDEPTNHMDLRGIKWLTSELQQFSGTVLIISHDRYFLDQTVTRIEELDDGKLISYEGNYSVYRKEKQRRFEIQERDYEKQQRYKKRIEGQMENLKSWSEKAHRDSTKSKTNEKLPMGYKETQRVKAKKMDIQIRSKMKRLNAEMEKNKVEKPKEDTSVYFDFSASQKRGKRVLEGTGAAKAFGSRTLFHQSHFYLKHGERAALIGPNGSGKTTFLNILLGKEELSEGRIWFSHSLKIGYLSQEVEDLNANLTPIQALGLTERDLISRAMDMSAHLGLAEMMDRKIEELSLGQRTKVKLIGLLLQELDMLILDEPTNHLDLPSREQLEETLRLFSGTLLIVSHDYYFLEKLSDCLLVIEEDQVIRRYEMTLNEWEKKDSLNESQDDKEQLLILETELSAVLGKLSLLQPGDPEYAELDNSFNLLMSRKKDLNNR from the coding sequence ATGCTATTGATGAAAATAAGAAATATAAATAAAAGCTTTGGAGAACGGGATGTTTTAATGGGTTTAGATTTAGATATAGCTTTGGGGGACAGGATTGGTCTTGCCGGGTACAACGGGACGGGAAAAACAACGTTTGCAAAAATTCTTGCCGGTATCCTCCCAATGGATGAAGGCTATATAGATGGATTCAGCAAAAAAGTAAAAATCGGTTATCTGCAGCAGTCTGTTGATTATACGGATGATAGTTTAAAGGTTCAGGAGCATTCTAAGGAATGGCTGAAATCCGCAAAAATGCTCGGAATTGGTTCACTGGAAGGGCATCGTGAAAGGCGGCATTTAAGCGGCGGAGAAAAATTAAAGGTCGCGTTGACCAATGTGCTTCAAGGGAATCCGGATTTGCTTATCCTGGATGAACCGACGAATCATATGGATCTGCGGGGAATCAAATGGCTGACGTCAGAACTGCAGCAATTCAGCGGGACGGTCCTGATTATTTCTCATGATCGTTATTTTCTTGATCAAACCGTAACGAGAATTGAAGAGCTCGACGATGGAAAGCTCATTTCCTATGAGGGGAACTACTCAGTTTACAGGAAAGAGAAGCAGCGCAGGTTTGAGATTCAAGAGAGGGATTATGAAAAGCAGCAGCGATATAAAAAACGGATTGAAGGCCAGATGGAGAACTTAAAGAGCTGGTCCGAGAAGGCTCACAGGGATTCCACCAAGAGCAAGACGAATGAGAAGCTTCCTATGGGCTATAAAGAAACTCAAAGAGTGAAAGCAAAGAAAATGGACATCCAAATCCGATCCAAAATGAAACGGCTGAATGCCGAAATGGAAAAGAATAAAGTAGAAAAGCCTAAAGAAGATACGAGCGTTTATTTTGATTTTTCTGCTTCCCAAAAGCGCGGGAAACGAGTTCTTGAAGGGACTGGAGCGGCAAAAGCATTTGGTTCAAGAACGCTGTTTCATCAAAGTCACTTTTATTTGAAACATGGAGAAAGAGCAGCACTAATCGGACCGAATGGAAGCGGAAAAACGACTTTTCTAAACATTTTATTAGGAAAAGAGGAGCTCTCTGAAGGCCGAATATGGTTCAGCCATTCTCTTAAAATCGGCTATTTGAGCCAGGAGGTAGAAGACTTAAACGCAAATTTGACTCCGATTCAAGCCCTCGGTTTAACGGAACGGGATCTAATAAGCCGGGCAATGGACATGAGTGCCCATCTGGGATTAGCGGAGATGATGGACCGAAAAATTGAAGAGCTCAGTCTTGGACAAAGAACAAAGGTGAAATTAATCGGGCTCCTTTTGCAGGAACTTGATATGCTTATTTTAGATGAACCGACTAATCACCTCGATCTTCCGTCAAGAGAGCAGCTGGAGGAAACACTCCGTCTGTTTTCTGGGACATTACTCATTGTCTCCCATGATTATTACTTTTTGGAGAAGCTCTCTGATTGTCTGCTGGTCATCGAAGAGGATCAGGTAATTCGCAGATATGAAATGACTTTAAATGAATGGGAGAAAAAAGATTCTTTAAACGAATCCCAGGATGATAAGGAACAGCTTCTGATTCTTGAGACCGAACTTTCTGCCGTACTTGGGAAGCTAAGCCTGCTGCAGCCGGGAGATCCGGAGTATGCAGAGCTCGATAATAGCTTTAATCTGCTTATGAGCAGAAAAAAAGACCTAAACAATAGGTGA
- a CDS encoding acyl-CoA dehydrogenase family protein produces the protein MRFLETQFIRNEAEKQLFIKAKNLSEKFFERAEKHDREATFPFDNFADLKNEGFLSLTIPESHGGQGISLYTFLLLQEKLAEGDAATALSAGWHLGLFLSLRETGKWDPALFKKITREVIDSGKLVNSAASEAKTGSPARGGKPETTAVKKGDRWLISGRKIFASLAPILDYFIVTATIAETGDIGEFLVPREAAGVRIEETWDTMGMRGTRSDDLILDEVVLDASALIANRSKPAKPMAQGWLLHIPACYLGIAIAARNEAVRFARNYHPNSLPHPIMEVPEVRRKVAEMDIKLLTARQLMYATAEKWDTKPDERSELQTELAAAKYTATNIAIEVVDLAMRIEGGQSLFRNKPLERFYRDVRAGLHNPPSDDITVKIMADRAFSEEE, from the coding sequence GTGAGATTTCTTGAAACGCAATTTATCCGTAATGAAGCTGAGAAGCAGCTTTTCATAAAAGCAAAAAACCTGTCAGAAAAATTCTTTGAACGTGCTGAAAAGCATGACCGCGAAGCTACCTTCCCGTTCGACAACTTTGCTGATCTGAAAAATGAAGGCTTTTTGTCTCTCACTATACCAGAGTCGCATGGAGGTCAGGGAATATCGTTATATACGTTCCTGCTTCTGCAGGAAAAGCTTGCTGAAGGGGATGCCGCAACGGCTTTGTCAGCGGGCTGGCATCTGGGGTTATTTCTCAGCCTTAGGGAAACAGGGAAATGGGATCCTGCATTATTTAAAAAAATAACCCGTGAAGTCATTGATTCCGGAAAGCTTGTCAACAGTGCTGCAAGCGAGGCTAAGACCGGAAGTCCGGCTCGAGGCGGAAAGCCTGAGACAACAGCTGTTAAAAAAGGAGACCGCTGGCTAATCAGCGGCAGAAAAATTTTCGCCTCTCTGGCACCTATTTTGGACTACTTCATCGTGACAGCTACGATTGCAGAAACAGGTGATATCGGTGAATTTCTAGTCCCGAGGGAAGCGGCAGGCGTTCGTATTGAAGAAACATGGGACACAATGGGAATGAGGGGTACAAGAAGCGATGATTTAATTCTTGATGAAGTTGTGCTGGATGCTTCTGCATTAATTGCAAATCGAAGCAAGCCTGCCAAGCCCATGGCGCAGGGCTGGCTGCTGCATATTCCTGCATGCTATCTTGGCATTGCCATTGCAGCCCGTAATGAAGCCGTCCGCTTTGCCCGGAATTATCATCCGAATAGCCTTCCCCATCCGATTATGGAAGTGCCGGAGGTTAGAAGAAAAGTAGCGGAAATGGATATTAAACTGCTGACCGCAAGACAGCTGATGTACGCGACAGCTGAAAAGTGGGATACCAAACCTGATGAGCGTTCAGAGCTCCAAACCGAGCTAGCCGCAGCCAAATATACTGCGACTAATATCGCCATCGAAGTCGTGGACCTAGCCATGAGAATAGAAGGTGGCCAAAGTCTTTTCAGGAACAAACCGCTCGAACGATTTTACCGGGATGTCAGGGCAGGGCTCCATAATCCGCCTTCAGACGATATTACGGTTAAAATTATGGCAGACAGAGCCTTTTCTGAAGAAGAATAA
- a CDS encoding protein YkpC (YkpC, a protein of only 43 or 44 amino acids, is found broadly in the genus Bacillus.), whose amino-acid sequence MRDMGRRIVISLVLAGIILGGMSVSFANLPDEDQREENLIVRP is encoded by the coding sequence ATGAGAGATATGGGCAGAAGAATAGTGATTAGTCTGGTGCTGGCAGGGATTATACTGGGGGGAATGAGTGTATCGTTTGCCAATTTGCCGGACGAAGATCAGCGGGAAGAAAATTTAATTGTCCGCCCTTAA
- a CDS encoding TetR family transcriptional regulator C-terminal domain-containing protein produces MPKFVDHEKQKEKIAEAVWRIVARDGMEQVSVRNVAKEAGLSPGSMRHYFSTQSELIVFTMKFISEKIRKRAEGAVFSGDHMEDMAMLLEEALPLNDERRTETEVWFAFIAKAFTDRELAPHSAELYDEIKRGVTLIITGLMTLGLAKENLDPEIEIERLFALIDGLAIHGVIRPDECSPRKMSRVVRHHLQSLCK; encoded by the coding sequence ATGCCTAAATTTGTAGATCATGAAAAACAAAAAGAAAAAATAGCCGAAGCAGTATGGAGAATTGTTGCGAGAGATGGAATGGAGCAGGTTTCAGTCCGGAATGTGGCAAAAGAAGCCGGTCTTTCACCAGGATCGATGCGGCATTATTTTTCCACTCAATCAGAATTGATTGTGTTTACGATGAAGTTTATATCAGAAAAAATAAGAAAAAGAGCAGAAGGAGCTGTATTTTCAGGTGACCATATGGAAGATATGGCCATGCTGCTGGAAGAAGCCCTTCCGCTGAATGATGAAAGGAGAACGGAAACGGAGGTTTGGTTTGCGTTTATCGCAAAAGCTTTTACTGACCGTGAGCTGGCTCCGCATAGCGCTGAATTATATGATGAAATAAAAAGAGGAGTTACCCTGATCATTACAGGGCTAATGACATTAGGTTTGGCAAAGGAAAACCTGGATCCAGAAATAGAGATTGAGCGTCTGTTTGCTTTAATTGATGGATTAGCTATTCATGGTGTGATCAGACCGGATGAGTGCAGTCCTAGAAAAATGAGCAGAGTTGTCCGCCATCATTTGCAATCTCTTTGTAAATGA
- a CDS encoding GNAT family protein has translation MIRLEPFTMGDAAELIEWIPSAEFLMQWGGPEFLFPLTFEQIEGYVHGSDQRVFKAVEEESGAAAGHICLSKIDLKNESCRISRVLINPATRGQGYGFTLVQQALNFAFLELNVHRVTLGVFDFNKAAIACYKKAGFTIEGHFKDSRKMKDSFWSINEMAILKHEWEEVRSITGESSLIK, from the coding sequence ATGATACGTTTAGAACCGTTTACTATGGGGGATGCCGCGGAACTGATTGAATGGATTCCGTCTGCAGAGTTTCTGATGCAGTGGGGAGGTCCGGAATTTTTATTTCCCTTGACATTTGAACAGATCGAGGGATATGTACATGGATCTGATCAAAGAGTGTTTAAAGCAGTCGAAGAAGAGTCAGGTGCTGCAGCCGGTCATATCTGCCTTTCAAAGATTGACCTGAAAAATGAATCCTGCCGCATCAGCCGTGTTCTCATTAATCCGGCCACGAGAGGACAGGGCTATGGTTTTACTCTTGTTCAGCAAGCGCTGAATTTTGCTTTTCTTGAGTTGAATGTTCATAGGGTTACTCTTGGTGTATTTGATTTTAACAAGGCAGCGATAGCTTGCTATAAAAAAGCAGGTTTTACCATTGAAGGTCACTTTAAAGACTCCCGAAAAATGAAAGATTCATTCTGGAGTATAAATGAAATGGCGATATTAAAGCACGAGTGGGAAGAAGTTCGTTCAATTACCGGTGAAAGCAGCTTAATAAAGTAA
- a CDS encoding GNAT family N-acetyltransferase, whose amino-acid sequence MIDIQAYYDIDFFKKAALSFLETQEIENNVALGILLDKQSSSLQPIHMSMIRKDGEPIVVLLQTHPKQVLVAAKSSLEEEDLLLAGKRIAQVYRSVPGLLGEKRITEILAKRIAGLTGKSARLFMNQRLHKLEHIEKPAANTGNMMLLTAEHRPLISQWVFDFCEEVGEHASMFEADEKADELIRKKSLYGWVTEGSIVSMANWSRPTKTNVNINYVYTPPVHRKKGYATDCVTVLTEQMLNSGYETTSLFTDLANPTSNKIYREIGYKPVQDVVKILFEERPKKPAE is encoded by the coding sequence ATGATTGATATTCAAGCATACTATGATATTGATTTTTTTAAAAAAGCAGCATTATCCTTCCTGGAAACACAGGAAATCGAAAACAACGTTGCTCTGGGCATCCTGCTGGACAAACAATCCTCCAGCCTGCAGCCTATACATATGAGCATGATCCGGAAAGACGGGGAGCCCATTGTGGTCCTTCTTCAAACCCATCCTAAACAGGTGCTCGTCGCGGCAAAATCCAGCTTAGAGGAAGAAGACCTTTTGCTTGCCGGAAAGAGAATTGCCCAGGTTTACCGATCTGTTCCAGGGCTTCTTGGAGAAAAGCGGATAACCGAAATTCTGGCTAAAAGGATCGCCGGCCTAACCGGAAAATCAGCCCGGCTTTTCATGAATCAGCGTTTACATAAGCTTGAACATATTGAAAAACCGGCAGCAAACACCGGTAACATGATGCTCTTGACTGCCGAACACCGCCCGTTAATCAGCCAGTGGGTTTTTGACTTTTGTGAAGAAGTAGGGGAGCATGCTTCCATGTTTGAAGCCGATGAAAAAGCAGACGAATTAATACGAAAGAAAAGTTTATACGGCTGGGTTACGGAAGGCAGCATCGTATCGATGGCTAATTGGTCGCGCCCGACGAAAACAAATGTAAACATTAACTATGTATACACACCTCCCGTCCATCGAAAAAAGGGGTATGCAACAGACTGTGTGACGGTCCTTACCGAACAAATGCTTAATAGTGGATATGAGACAACCAGTCTATTTACAGATTTGGCTAATCCGACATCCAACAAGATCTACAGAGAAATCGGCTATAAGCCGGTTCAGGACGTTGTGAAAATCCTATTTGAAGAAAGACCGAAAAAACCAGCAGAGTAA
- a CDS encoding aminopeptidase has protein sequence MSNFQQNLEKYADLAVKVGVNIQKGQTLAVYAAIDTAEFTRLVVKKAYEAGAKNVIVDWMDDKVARLKYDMAPDEVFNEYPMHRAKEREELAENNAAFMSIVSANPDLLKGVDTKRIAAANKAAGKALNRYRQYVQSDKMSWTVIAAPSKDWALKVFPDSEENEAVEKLWDAIFKSVRVYEENPVQAWKEHNASLHKKVDYLNSKKYKALHYTAKETDLTIELHEKHQWVGAGSENEQGTPFMANMPTEEVFTVPLKTGVNGVVSSTKPLSYGGNLIDEFQITFENGKITKAEAKAGQEILQTLIETDEGSQYLGEVALVPYDSPISKSGVLFYNTLFDENASNHLAIGSGYAFNIEGGKKMDREELAKHGVNSSMTHVDFMIGSQDMDIDGILEDGTREPVFRNGDWAF, from the coding sequence ATGTCTAACTTTCAGCAGAACTTAGAGAAGTATGCAGATTTAGCCGTTAAAGTCGGCGTCAATATTCAAAAAGGGCAAACACTTGCTGTATATGCAGCCATCGACACAGCCGAGTTTACTCGCTTAGTAGTAAAAAAAGCATACGAAGCCGGAGCAAAAAATGTCATCGTTGACTGGATGGATGATAAGGTTGCAAGACTCAAATATGATATGGCTCCAGACGAAGTATTTAATGAATATCCTATGCACAGGGCAAAGGAACGCGAAGAGCTCGCTGAAAACAATGCAGCATTTATGAGCATCGTATCAGCAAATCCAGATCTTCTTAAAGGGGTAGACACCAAAAGAATAGCCGCTGCAAATAAAGCAGCCGGCAAAGCGCTTAATCGCTATCGCCAATACGTTCAATCTGATAAAATGAGCTGGACTGTCATCGCAGCACCTTCTAAAGACTGGGCATTAAAGGTGTTTCCTGATTCTGAAGAAAATGAAGCGGTTGAAAAGCTCTGGGATGCTATCTTCAAATCAGTAAGAGTATATGAGGAGAACCCGGTTCAGGCCTGGAAAGAGCATAATGCTTCCTTACATAAGAAAGTTGATTATCTGAATAGCAAAAAGTATAAGGCCCTCCACTATACAGCAAAAGAGACTGATTTAACGATTGAACTGCACGAAAAACACCAGTGGGTCGGAGCAGGAAGTGAAAATGAGCAAGGCACTCCTTTTATGGCAAATATGCCGACTGAAGAAGTTTTCACAGTCCCCCTTAAAACCGGAGTAAATGGCGTAGTTTCAAGCACCAAGCCTTTAAGCTATGGCGGAAATCTGATTGATGAATTTCAGATTACCTTTGAAAACGGCAAGATCACGAAAGCTGAAGCAAAAGCCGGCCAAGAAATCCTGCAAACTCTGATAGAAACGGATGAAGGGTCCCAGTATCTTGGAGAAGTGGCTCTTGTGCCTTACGATTCACCGATCTCCAAGTCCGGCGTTTTATTTTACAATACATTGTTTGATGAAAATGCATCGAACCATTTGGCAATCGGCAGCGGCTATGCCTTTAATATTGAAGGCGGAAAGAAAATGGACCGCGAAGAGCTTGCTAAGCATGGAGTCAACAGCAGCATGACGCATGTTGATTTCATGATTGGCTCACAGGATATGGACATTGATGGAATATTAGAAGATGGTACACGGGAGCCGGTATTCAGAAACGGCGATTGGGCGTTTTAA
- the gntK gene encoding gluconokinase, whose protein sequence is MQMKEYMMGVDIGTTSTKAVLFDRGGAVIAKHNSGYPLYTEAPGEAEQSPEEIFTAVVSAIRETIKEAEVPSEEIGFVSFSSAMHSLIAMDASGKPLTRSITWADQRSEAWTKKLKKEWSGHDIYLRTGTPIHPMSPLSKIIWLREDHPEIFSKTAKFISIKEYVFFRFFGEYIIDHSIASATGLFNLEKKDWDRGAMEIAGITEDKLSKLVPTTFQIQGFHSEAAAETGLPAAIPFIVGASDGVLSNLGVNAIDPGAVALTIGTSGAIRAVANRPVTDPKGRIFCYALTEEHWVIGGPVNNGGMIFQWMKDELCHSEVETAERLGQDPYTYLTDIAAEIRPGAEGLIFHPYLAGERAPIWNAHARGAFFGLGLHHKKEHMIRAVLEGINYNLYTVLLALKELIGIPEKIHATGGFAQSEFWRQMLADVLDQEVLIPESYESSCLGAVILGMYALGEIDSLTAAKRFVSSNIRLLPNQETSEVYKEIIPIYIRLARLYETEFEEIAAFQTKYGKKELPESAK, encoded by the coding sequence GTGCAGATGAAAGAATATATGATGGGTGTAGATATTGGAACCACAAGTACCAAGGCCGTTCTTTTTGACCGCGGCGGTGCGGTCATTGCGAAGCATAATTCAGGATACCCCCTATACACGGAAGCGCCGGGGGAGGCCGAGCAGAGCCCGGAAGAGATTTTCACTGCTGTCGTGAGTGCGATTCGTGAAACCATCAAGGAAGCAGAAGTTCCATCAGAGGAAATCGGCTTTGTCAGCTTCAGCTCCGCCATGCACAGTCTTATTGCCATGGATGCAAGCGGCAAACCGCTGACACGCAGTATTACTTGGGCAGATCAGCGGAGTGAGGCTTGGACAAAAAAGCTAAAGAAAGAATGGAGCGGACATGATATTTATCTCCGTACAGGTACTCCCATTCATCCGATGTCCCCGTTATCCAAAATTATTTGGCTGCGGGAAGACCATCCTGAAATTTTCAGTAAAACAGCTAAATTCATTTCAATTAAAGAATACGTTTTTTTCCGCTTTTTCGGTGAATACATAATCGATCATTCAATTGCTTCTGCTACAGGCTTGTTTAACCTTGAAAAGAAGGACTGGGATAGGGGGGCGATGGAAATTGCCGGAATTACTGAGGACAAGCTTTCAAAACTCGTCCCGACCACTTTCCAGATACAAGGATTCCATTCTGAAGCAGCTGCTGAAACGGGGCTGCCTGCAGCCATCCCGTTCATAGTAGGCGCAAGTGACGGCGTTCTGTCCAACTTAGGGGTCAATGCCATTGATCCTGGTGCCGTTGCTCTCACTATCGGTACAAGCGGGGCCATCCGGGCTGTTGCAAACCGTCCGGTTACGGATCCGAAGGGGCGGATCTTTTGCTATGCGCTGACAGAAGAGCACTGGGTCATTGGCGGTCCTGTGAATAATGGAGGAATGATTTTCCAATGGATGAAAGATGAACTCTGCCATTCTGAAGTGGAAACGGCGGAAAGACTGGGACAGGATCCCTATACATATTTGACTGATATCGCAGCGGAAATCAGGCCGGGAGCAGAAGGACTGATTTTCCATCCGTATTTGGCAGGGGAACGGGCGCCGATTTGGAATGCTCATGCAAGAGGAGCATTTTTCGGCCTTGGGCTTCACCATAAAAAAGAACACATGATCAGGGCTGTTCTTGAAGGGATCAATTACAACCTTTATACGGTCCTGCTTGCACTGAAAGAACTGATTGGAATTCCGGAAAAAATTCACGCAACAGGAGGCTTCGCTCAATCTGAATTTTGGCGCCAGATGCTCGCTGATGTGCTGGACCAGGAGGTTCTCATTCCAGAGAGCTATGAAAGCTCCTGCCTTGGCGCAGTCATTCTCGGCATGTATGCCCTTGGTGAAATTGACAGCTTAACGGCTGCGAAGCGGTTCGTCAGCTCCAACATCCGACTGCTTCCAAATCAGGAAACATCAGAAGTGTACAAGGAAATCATCCCGATCTACATCCGTTTAGCCCGGTTGTACGAAACAGAATTTGAAGAAATTGCTGCTTTCCAAACGAAGTATGGTAAGAAGGAATTGCCGGAAAGCGCGAAATAA
- a CDS encoding NUDIX hydrolase — MEPKWVTWAKEIQSLSQAGLAYSKDQFDIERFERLRELSQEIMAQYTEVPMEKLPELFANETGYQTPKVDVRAVVFRDNKILLVREMMDGRWSLPGGWADIGVSPSENAAKEAFEESGLEVKPVRLIAVMDKKCHPHPPGAYHIYKLFFLCEEIGGKLTTGFETLDAGFFGLDELPELSVGRITESQIRILFEYGWDAEKQVYFD, encoded by the coding sequence ATGGAGCCAAAGTGGGTAACATGGGCAAAGGAGATTCAGTCTCTTTCACAGGCGGGTCTTGCTTATTCAAAGGACCAATTTGATATAGAGCGGTTTGAGCGTCTGAGGGAGCTGAGTCAGGAGATTATGGCCCAATATACCGAAGTGCCGATGGAAAAGCTTCCAGAATTGTTCGCAAACGAAACAGGCTATCAGACGCCTAAAGTGGATGTTAGAGCAGTTGTTTTTAGAGACAACAAGATCCTTCTCGTTCGGGAGATGATGGATGGTCGCTGGTCCCTGCCTGGAGGATGGGCGGATATCGGGGTAAGTCCTTCGGAAAATGCAGCAAAGGAGGCATTTGAGGAGTCTGGGTTAGAAGTTAAGCCAGTAAGGCTGATTGCGGTGATGGACAAGAAGTGCCATCCTCATCCGCCTGGAGCCTATCATATTTATAAGCTTTTCTTTTTGTGTGAAGAAATAGGGGGCAAGCTCACAACTGGTTTTGAGACATTGGATGCAGGTTTTTTTGGACTGGATGAACTTCCTGAACTTTCTGTTGGCAGAATTACAGAAAGCCAGATTAGAATTTTGTTTGAGTATGGATGGGATGCAGAAAAACAGGTGTACTTTGATTAA
- a CDS encoding PHP-associated domain-containing protein — translation MKIDFHVHAKLGKKVPFSLKEFTKMMEEAKWNGLDAIALTEHFNAMDYVQIYQTLDRHYPYQSTYYDVAGIKVFPGMEVDIAEGGHILLIGSRSDIIRMTKRLERYKNKDNYMPFDQLMSFHGMENMLKIGAHPFREKNPLTALSESQLAKLDAFELNAKDAAKQGIGLRPKLERMASVHGKTVTAGSDTHHYSQIGAVYNHFNEPFHTVKQLKEKIANDEFEVRKSPFLPVKIQAAKVLKKKYKDGRKG, via the coding sequence GTGAAAATTGACTTCCATGTGCATGCGAAATTAGGAAAAAAAGTTCCTTTCTCGTTAAAGGAATTTACAAAAATGATGGAAGAAGCAAAGTGGAACGGGCTGGATGCCATTGCATTGACTGAGCATTTTAACGCAATGGATTATGTGCAAATCTATCAAACACTCGACCGCCACTATCCTTATCAGAGTACCTATTATGATGTTGCCGGAATTAAAGTATTCCCGGGAATGGAAGTAGACATTGCGGAAGGCGGGCATATTCTTTTAATTGGCTCCAGGTCAGACATCATCAGAATGACTAAACGGCTCGAGAGGTATAAAAACAAAGATAACTATATGCCATTTGACCAGCTCATGTCGTTTCACGGAATGGAAAACATGCTGAAAATTGGCGCTCATCCCTTTCGAGAAAAAAATCCGCTTACCGCTCTCTCCGAAAGTCAGCTTGCTAAACTGGACGCGTTTGAATTGAATGCAAAGGATGCAGCAAAACAGGGAATAGGTTTAAGGCCAAAGCTTGAAAGAATGGCCAGTGTCCATGGCAAAACAGTGACAGCGGGAAGCGATACCCATCACTACAGCCAGATTGGCGCGGTTTATAATCATTTTAATGAACCTTTTCATACGGTTAAGCAGCTGAAAGAAAAAATAGCAAATGATGAGTTTGAGGTTAGAAAGTCTCCGTTTCTACCAGTGAAGATCCAGGCGGCAAAAGTTTTAAAAAAGAAATATAAAGATGGCAGAAAAGGATGA